A window from Cryptomeria japonica chromosome 1, Sugi_1.0, whole genome shotgun sequence encodes these proteins:
- the LOC131032347 gene encoding MYB-like transcription factor EOBI, which yields MANEKDEKLRKGPWTLEEDIHLASFITIHGSGRWDFVAKTTGLKRSGRSCRLRWVNYLSPDLKRTEITPEEERLIVDLHARWGNRWARIAQRLPGRTDNEVKNYWRSVINKKSHIQQVASSNHGNNLNCQPLIRSSSLLTSYSKPNCLESNNEDSSPCFSKRFSEDGQAISNLFSRRSDEENGDRRPANLKQKGVDANSYNLPHSFSVESLNAMTLCELQGDGNVGLSSYDSSSPCSFSNPKLFSDELWNMDDQ from the exons ATGGCGAATGAGAAGGATGAGAAACTAAGGAAAGGCCCCTGGACTTTGGAGGAAGACATTCACCTTGCTTCTTTCATTACTATTCATGGGAGTGGGCGCTGGGATTTTGTAGCAAAAACAACAG GGCTTAAGCGAAGTGGGAGGAGCTGCAGGCTAAGATGGGTTAACTATCTGTCCCCAGATCTTAAACGGACAGAGATAACCCCAGAGGAAGAACGTCTGATTGTTGATCTGCATGCACGTTGGGGAAATAG GTGGGCTCGAATTGCTCAGAGATTACCAGGAAGAACAGACAACGAAGTAAAAAACTACTGGCGAAGTGTCATAAACAAAAAATCTCATATTCAACAAGTTGCGAGCAGTAATCATGGAAACAATTTGAATTGTCAGCCATTAATTCGTTCTTCCTCGCTTCTCACTTCATATAGCAAACCAAATTGTTTGGAAAGCAACAATGAAGATTCTTCCCCTTGCTTTTCAAAGCGATTCAGTGAAGATGGCCAAGCAATTTCAAATCTATTTAGTAGAAGATCGGATGAAGAGAATGGCGATAGAAGACCTGCAAATTTGAAGCAGAAAGGTGTGGATGCCAATTCATACAACTTACCTCACAGTTTTTCAGTGGAATCTCTAAATGCCATGACACTCTGTGAGCTGCAGGGAGATGGGAATGTGGGCCTTTCCTCTTATGACTCATCTTCTCCCTGTAGCTTCTCAAATCCCAAGCTTTTCTCAGATGAGCTATGGAACATGGATGATCAATAA